GCTTCGTCGAGGTGGAGCGGGCGCGGAGCGACTGGGCGCCCAATCCCTTACGGCCACTGCCCACGTTCTCGCCCAAGCGCCGCGTGCCGCATGGGGTCACGTTGATTGGACGGCTCTTCGACGAGGGGACGTTGGGGCGGGTGGGGATCGCGCTGGAGCGGGCCTCGGGCGTCGCGGGCGAGCGGCCTCCGGGGTTCTGAGTCCGGTCTCGTGCGGTGCCAGGCAGTGGTTCATTGACTGAGGAGGTGCGCTGTGTTCACACGTCTTGAGGGTTCGTGTCCGGCGGACGCGCAGCGGCGTCCCTGGTTGGGGGTTTGGGTCCTCCTCGTCCTTTTCCTCCATGCCGCCTGTGCCGCGCCGATGGCTGGAGTGAGGGCCGAGGCAGTGGCGAGGAGTGAGGCCGCGGACGAGTGGGTGCACCTCACGTTGCCCACCCGGTTCGGGGCCGTGCAGGTGAGCGACTTCGAACTCAACGAAGCCATGTCCACCCTGGTGCTGAACATGCCGCTGCGGGTGGCGGGCTCCCATTTTCCGCTCTACCTCCACCGGAAGCTGGCGCTGGCCTCGGTCACGGGAGAGGCATGGCGCACACCTCTGGCAAAGTCCTACGGGCGCTTCTGCGAGCGGCAATGCACTCCGGGAGACTGCCTGGAGTTGTTCAAGGACGGGCCAGGGCTGGACGGTGAGGACAAGCGCGACATCGCCCTGGCGCTCTCCGTGAATACAGCGCTGGAGGCGCGGGACGCGGAACTGCGCTCCATGTTCTCCACGACGCAGCTGTGGACGACGCTGAGCCTCACCCTCACTGGCTACATGGCGCTGGTCGCGGCACCCGAGCCCGTTTCCAAGGGCGTGGCCGCCGCACTGACCGTTTTGCTGTGGGGGTACCTGGGCTGGGAGTTGTTCGACCTGCTACGGGCCTACTTCCAGTTATGGGAAGAGGCGGCCGAGGCCAGCACCTTCGCGGAGCTGCACGAGGCGGGGAAGCGCTTCGGCAAGGTCATTGGACCCAACAGCATGCGCATCCTCCTCTTGTTGGGCACGGCGGCGGTAGGGGAGACGGCGGCGCTCGTGTCCAAGGCGCCGAAGCTGCCGGGTTTCGCGAAGGCCGAGGGTTCGCTCAAGTCCCAGGCCGGCATCCGTGACGTGCTCACGGCGGTTCAGGAAGCGGACAGAGTGAAGGTCGCCGTGTCGGAGGGCACGTTCAGTGTCGTCCTGCCCGCGAATGTCTTGAGCATGGCCGCACGGCTCCCTCCCGCATCCTCCGACCCACCGAAGAAGAAGCCGCAAGTGCACCACATCGCCACGGTCGAGAACGAGGTGTCCACCTTGCGCGGAGGGCCTTGGACACAACGGTTCAAGAGTTTCTTCGACAAGGCGGGCATGTCGATGGAGGACCCGGCCAACAAGGTCCAACTCCCCAGTCATAGGGGGCCACATCCCGAAGCGTACCATCAAGCCGTCTTCGACAAGTTGGAGCAGGCGTCAAAAACCTGCGTCACTCAACAGGAATGCGCGAGTGCATTGAGGAAAGCGCTGAGGGAGCTGGCCGCGGAGATCGCCAAGACTGGAAGTCGACTCAACAGGCTGCTGACCGAATGAAAACCTCGTTTGGGAATACCAACATGGCAGGACAATATTTCAGGCTTCTGGACGATGTTCATATCCCTGGTCGGTGGGAACTGGATGACCCCGTGAATCA
Above is a window of Cystobacter fuscus DNA encoding:
- a CDS encoding AHH domain-containing protein, with product MARSEAADEWVHLTLPTRFGAVQVSDFELNEAMSTLVLNMPLRVAGSHFPLYLHRKLALASVTGEAWRTPLAKSYGRFCERQCTPGDCLELFKDGPGLDGEDKRDIALALSVNTALEARDAELRSMFSTTQLWTTLSLTLTGYMALVAAPEPVSKGVAAALTVLLWGYLGWELFDLLRAYFQLWEEAAEASTFAELHEAGKRFGKVIGPNSMRILLLLGTAAVGETAALVSKAPKLPGFAKAEGSLKSQAGIRDVLTAVQEADRVKVAVSEGTFSVVLPANVLSMAARLPPASSDPPKKKPQVHHIATVENEVSTLRGGPWTQRFKSFFDKAGMSMEDPANKVQLPSHRGPHPEAYHQAVFDKLEQASKTCVTQQECASALRKALRELAAEIAKTGSRLNRLLTE